A genomic window from Cytobacillus suaedae includes:
- the lysS gene encoding lysine--tRNA ligase, with translation MSHEELNDQLRVRREKLHKLTEAGLDPFGKRFERTNLSKELVELYDQFSKEELDEKEISVTVAGRIMTKRGKGKAGFAHIQDLSGQIQLYVRKDSVGDEQYEVFDTADLGDIVGITGTIFKTQVGELSIKAKSFEILTKALRPLPEKFHGLKDVEQRYRQRYLDLIVNPESRETFIARSQIIRAMRRYLDDHGYLEVETPMMHAIAGGASARPFLTHHNALDIPLYMRIAIELHLKRLIVGGLEKVYEIGRVFRNEGVSTRHNPEFTMIELYEAYADYKDIMNLTENLVAHIAQEVLGTTTVQYGDAQIDLKPEWKRLHMVDAIKEYVGVDFWKETSVEEARALAKEHGVDIKDNMLYGHIVNEFFEQKIEDKLIQPTFIYGHPVEISPLAKKNPEDPRFTDRFELFIVGREHANAFTELNDPIDQKGRFEEQLKEREQGNDEAHEMDEDFIEALEYGMPPTGGLGIGIDRLVMLLTNSPSIRDVLLFPQMRNR, from the coding sequence ATGAGTCATGAAGAATTAAATGACCAATTACGAGTGAGAAGAGAGAAACTACATAAGCTTACAGAAGCGGGTTTAGATCCTTTTGGTAAAAGATTTGAACGTACGAACTTGTCAAAAGAACTAGTGGAATTATATGATCAATTCTCAAAAGAAGAGTTAGATGAAAAAGAAATCTCAGTAACGGTTGCCGGACGAATTATGACTAAACGTGGAAAAGGAAAAGCAGGTTTTGCGCATATTCAGGATTTATCTGGTCAAATTCAGCTTTATGTTCGTAAAGATTCTGTCGGTGATGAGCAGTATGAGGTTTTTGACACGGCAGACTTAGGAGATATTGTAGGAATCACAGGTACGATCTTCAAGACACAGGTAGGCGAGCTTTCAATTAAAGCTAAATCGTTTGAAATCTTAACTAAGGCTCTTAGGCCTTTACCTGAAAAATTCCACGGACTTAAAGACGTTGAGCAGAGATACCGTCAACGTTATTTGGATTTAATTGTGAATCCAGAAAGTAGAGAAACATTTATAGCTAGAAGCCAAATTATTAGAGCTATGCGCCGTTATTTGGATGATCACGGTTACTTAGAAGTAGAAACGCCAATGATGCATGCTATTGCAGGAGGAGCTTCTGCTCGTCCATTCCTTACTCACCATAACGCTCTTGATATTCCTCTATATATGCGTATTGCAATTGAGTTACATTTAAAGAGGTTAATTGTCGGAGGACTAGAAAAGGTTTACGAAATTGGACGAGTGTTTAGAAATGAAGGTGTATCAACTCGCCACAACCCGGAATTTACAATGATTGAGCTATATGAAGCGTACGCTGATTACAAAGACATAATGAACTTAACAGAAAACTTAGTTGCGCATATCGCACAAGAAGTATTAGGTACAACAACCGTTCAATATGGAGATGCACAGATTGATTTAAAACCTGAGTGGAAGAGACTTCATATGGTCGATGCGATTAAAGAATATGTTGGTGTTGACTTCTGGAAAGAAACAAGTGTAGAAGAAGCACGTGCACTTGCGAAAGAGCATGGAGTAGATATCAAAGATAATATGTTATACGGTCATATCGTAAATGAGTTTTTCGAGCAAAAAATTGAAGATAAACTTATACAACCTACATTTATCTATGGACATCCTGTAGAAATATCACCGTTAGCAAAGAAAAACCCAGAGGATCCACGTTTTACAGATCGTTTTGAGTTATTTATTGTAGGGCGTGAGCACGCAAATGCTTTTACGGAATTAAATGACCCAATAGATCAAAAGGGTAGATTTGAAGAACAACTAAAAGAACGTGAACAAGGAAATGACGAAGCTCATGAAATGGATGAGGATTTCATTGAGGCACTAGAATACGGTATGCCACCAACAGGTGGACTAGGAATAGGAATAGATCGTCTCGTAATGTTACTGACAAACTCTCCATCTATAAGAGACGTACTATTGTTCCCGCAAATGCGCAACAGATAA